One stretch of Tepidibacter hydrothermalis DNA includes these proteins:
- the ftsW gene encoding putative lipid II flippase FtsW: MAKKREKYFDPYVFYTTLLLVIIGIVMVFSSSYVQAKFKQNDAYYFLKRNMIYSILGFCMMIFVSKINYKRLEKFIPMIGTITVILLVAVLTPLGKSFNGARRWLGVGGLTIMPSEIAKFASIIIVSKVIDNKKDKMNNLIQGIIPPLMISVVFFALIVLQPDLSTGGTIIMTTSVMLFVAGMDLKYVYTMIGGGFVLLGGLIAVAPYRLKRFTSFLDPFKDPLGDGYQVIQSLYALGSGGLFGLGLGRSRQKFFYIPEPQNDFIFAIIGEELGYAGCIFILLLFLFLIYRCIRIAINCPDTFSCMLVTGITAQIGIQVMINIAVATSSMPVTGMPLPFISYGGSSLIIFMAAMGIVLNISRHVKLDRS; this comes from the coding sequence ATGGCTAAAAAAAGAGAAAAATATTTTGACCCTTATGTATTTTATACTACGTTGTTACTAGTCATAATAGGTATTGTAATGGTATTTAGCTCAAGTTATGTTCAAGCTAAATTCAAACAAAATGATGCATACTACTTTTTAAAGAGAAATATGATATATTCAATATTAGGATTTTGTATGATGATATTTGTATCTAAGATTAACTACAAGAGACTTGAAAAGTTTATACCTATGATAGGAACCATTACTGTAATATTATTAGTTGCAGTACTTACTCCACTGGGAAAGTCATTTAATGGAGCTAGACGTTGGCTTGGAGTGGGGGGACTTACTATAATGCCATCTGAGATAGCTAAATTTGCTTCCATAATAATAGTATCAAAGGTAATAGACAACAAAAAAGATAAAATGAATAACCTTATACAGGGGATAATACCTCCTCTTATGATATCAGTTGTATTCTTTGCTCTTATAGTCCTTCAGCCTGATTTATCTACTGGAGGAACTATAATAATGACGACATCTGTGATGTTATTTGTAGCTGGTATGGATTTAAAATATGTATACACTATGATAGGTGGAGGATTTGTTTTGCTAGGTGGACTTATAGCGGTGGCACCTTATAGACTTAAAAGATTTACATCATTTTTAGATCCATTTAAAGACCCATTAGGAGATGGATATCAGGTTATTCAATCATTATATGCACTGGGTTCAGGAGGATTATTTGGTCTAGGTCTTGGAAGAAGTAGACAGAAGTTTTTCTATATACCTGAGCCTCAAAATGATTTTATATTTGCTATAATAGGAGAAGAACTGGGTTATGCAGGATGTATATTCATATTGTTGTTGTTTTTATTTTTAATATATAGATGTATAAGAATAGCTATTAACTGTCCTGATACTTTTTCTTGTATGCTAGTTACGGGAATTACAGCTCAAATAGGAATACAGGTTATGATAAATATAGCTGTTGCAACATCTTCAATGCCTGTTACAGGTATGCCACTTCCTTTTATAAGTTATGGAGGAAGTTCTCTTATAATATTCATGGCCGCTATGGGAATTGTATTAAATATATCAAGACATGTTAAGTTAGACAGGAGTTGA
- a CDS encoding UDP-N-acetylmuramoyl-tripeptide--D-alanyl-D-alanine ligase, translating to MKAINISEIIDNTKGKLIQGNKEALIKSISINSKSVDEEGLFIPLIGEKFDAHDFVNDAYKNGCKTFLKDKNHDFNFNSEDINIIEVEDTTKALGDIARLYKEKFLINYVAVTGSTGKTTTKDMIYSVLSSEYNTLKTEGNFNNHIGLPLTIFKLKDEHQCAILEMGMSSFGEIEYLSNIVNHKIAVISNIGLSHIENLGSQEGILKAKLEITKNFTKDNTLIINADDEHLKTLKNKELNYKLKTFGFEKDNDLYCVEYKMNETGIDFECIVHNQKEEFFIPARGKHNIYNAMAAILTGIELGLNINQIKKGLLNFRNGKMRLDILKTDTFEIINDAYNASPDSMKAALDILGEYKQNRKISILGDMLEMGEYAESGHELVGEYAVGNSDLIITVGKDSKHIGNGAMKKGFDQKNTIHFNSNEQVIDYLKNILEKDDVVLIKGSRGMRMEEIVNFLNDYKI from the coding sequence ATGAAGGCGATAAATATAAGTGAAATAATTGATAACACAAAAGGGAAGCTTATACAGGGAAATAAAGAGGCTTTAATAAAAAGTATAAGCATAAATAGTAAAAGTGTAGATGAAGAAGGTTTATTTATACCTTTGATCGGAGAAAAATTTGATGCACATGATTTTGTGAATGATGCATATAAAAATGGATGTAAAACTTTTTTAAAAGATAAAAACCATGATTTTAATTTTAATAGTGAAGATATAAATATTATAGAAGTTGAGGATACGACTAAGGCATTAGGGGATATAGCTAGACTGTATAAAGAAAAATTTTTGATAAATTATGTAGCCGTTACAGGAAGTACAGGTAAAACTACTACTAAAGACATGATATATAGCGTGTTATCTAGTGAATACAACACATTAAAAACAGAGGGAAACTTCAATAATCATATAGGACTTCCTTTGACTATATTTAAGCTTAAAGATGAGCATCAATGTGCTATACTTGAAATGGGAATGTCTTCCTTTGGTGAAATAGAATATCTATCAAACATAGTAAATCATAAAATAGCTGTAATATCTAATATAGGTCTTTCGCATATAGAAAATCTTGGATCACAGGAAGGAATATTAAAGGCAAAGCTTGAGATAACTAAAAACTTTACTAAAGACAATACTCTTATAATAAATGCAGATGATGAGCACTTGAAAACTTTAAAAAATAAAGAATTAAACTACAAATTAAAAACATTTGGATTTGAGAAAGACAATGATCTATATTGTGTTGAATACAAAATGAATGAAACAGGGATAGATTTTGAATGTATCGTTCATAATCAAAAAGAAGAGTTTTTTATTCCAGCAAGAGGGAAACACAATATATATAATGCCATGGCAGCTATTTTGACAGGAATAGAGCTAGGACTCAATATAAATCAAATAAAAAAAGGACTTTTAAATTTTAGAAATGGAAAAATGAGACTTGATATATTAAAGACAGACACTTTTGAAATAATAAATGATGCTTATAATGCAAGTCCGGATTCTATGAAGGCAGCTCTTGATATACTTGGTGAATATAAGCAAAATAGAAAAATATCTATACTTGGAGATATGCTTGAGATGGGAGAATATGCAGAAAGTGGTCATGAATTAGTAGGCGAATATGCAGTTGGAAATTCTGATTTAATAATAACTGTTGGAAAAGATTCCAAGCATATAGGCAATGGTGCTATGAAAAAAGGATTTGATCAAAAAAATACTATACACTTCAATAGCAATGAACAGGTTATAGATTATCTTAAAAATATATTAGAAAAAGATGATGTCGTCTTAATAAAAGGTTCAAGAGGGATGAGAATGGAAGAAATAGTTAATTTTTTAAATGATTATAAAATTTAA
- the mraY gene encoding phospho-N-acetylmuramoyl-pentapeptide-transferase, whose protein sequence is MVDIQHMIMTIVVSFVITLILGPIFIPMLQRLKFGQTVRDEGPKSHLVKNGTPTMGGIIMIIAILITCITTARVNKDMIFALISIIGFGLIGFIDDYIKVVLKRSLGLRAYQKLIGQFTLAIILAIYQSKTSILGTQVIVPFLNQNIDLGFLYVPFIVFVTVATVNSVNLTDGLDGLASGVTLIVGAFFAMIALQCGNTGIAIVSSALVGACLGFLKFNAHPAKVFMGDTGSMALGGAVAAAAILMNLSLIIPIVGGIYFAESLSVIIQVTSFKLTGKRVFKMSPLHHHFELEGWHETKVVMVFWTVSIILSIIGFISLA, encoded by the coding sequence ATGGTCGATATACAACATATGATAATGACTATAGTAGTTTCGTTTGTAATAACTTTAATATTAGGACCGATATTTATACCTATGTTACAGAGATTGAAATTTGGTCAAACAGTAAGAGATGAGGGACCTAAAAGTCATTTGGTGAAAAATGGAACGCCTACAATGGGTGGAATAATAATGATAATAGCTATACTTATAACTTGTATAACAACAGCTAGAGTAAATAAGGATATGATATTTGCTTTAATATCTATAATAGGATTTGGACTTATAGGATTTATAGATGATTACATAAAGGTAGTTCTTAAAAGATCGTTAGGACTTAGAGCCTATCAAAAGCTAATAGGTCAATTTACACTTGCTATCATACTTGCAATATATCAATCAAAAACTTCAATACTTGGAACACAAGTAATAGTTCCATTTTTAAATCAAAATATAGATTTAGGATTTTTATATGTACCATTTATAGTGTTTGTAACAGTGGCTACAGTGAATAGTGTAAACTTAACAGATGGACTTGACGGATTAGCATCAGGCGTTACGCTTATAGTTGGAGCATTCTTTGCTATGATAGCTCTTCAATGTGGAAATACAGGTATAGCTATAGTTTCATCAGCTTTAGTTGGAGCTTGTTTAGGATTTTTAAAGTTTAATGCACATCCTGCTAAGGTATTTATGGGAGATACGGGTTCTATGGCTCTAGGAGGGGCAGTTGCAGCTGCGGCTATACTTATGAACCTATCACTTATAATTCCGATTGTAGGGGGCATATACTTTGCAGAATCACTATCTGTAATAATTCAGGTGACATCTTTTAAGCTTACAGGAAAGAGAGTATTTAAGATGAGTCCGCTTCATCATCACTTTGAATTAGAAGGATGGCATGAAACAAAAGTAGTTATGGTATTTTGGACTGTAAGTATAATACTTAGTATTATAGGCTTCATATCTTTAGCTTAG
- the murG gene encoding undecaprenyldiphospho-muramoylpentapeptide beta-N-acetylglucosaminyltransferase yields MKVLISGGGTGGHVYPAIAIANKLKDEIEDVEILFVGTKNGIESEIVPKAGYELKTITVQGFRRKISVDNLKRVVKLFKGLEQSRRIVKKFKPDIVIGTGGYVCGPVVLNASLNKIPTIIHEQNAFPGVTNKILSKVVSKILISFEDAKKYFKDKDNVVLTGNPVRKEILISDKFSSRKKLGINEDKRMILCVGGSGGATKLNDSMKKIIPKLVKEDIQFIHVTGKTHYDKFIESLEVQNFRGCQKVVPYLDDMASALSACDLVICSAGAITLAEVTALSKPSIVIPKAYTAENHQEFNAKSIEKKGAGIAILEKQLTYKKLEDTIFKILGDREKLAQMGKNSGEIGNSKAIDNIYTEIIDVLK; encoded by the coding sequence ATGAAAGTTTTAATTTCAGGTGGAGGAACAGGAGGTCATGTTTATCCAGCTATAGCAATAGCAAATAAATTAAAAGATGAAATTGAAGATGTAGAAATTTTATTTGTTGGAACAAAAAATGGAATAGAAAGTGAAATAGTTCCAAAAGCAGGCTATGAACTTAAGACTATAACTGTTCAAGGGTTTAGAAGAAAAATAAGTGTAGATAATTTGAAAAGAGTTGTTAAGTTATTTAAAGGTCTAGAACAATCAAGAAGAATAGTAAAAAAGTTTAAGCCTGACATTGTAATAGGAACAGGTGGATATGTTTGTGGACCTGTAGTTTTAAATGCAAGTCTTAATAAAATACCAACTATAATACATGAACAAAATGCATTCCCAGGTGTAACAAATAAAATTTTATCTAAAGTTGTAAGTAAAATTTTGATAAGCTTTGAGGATGCTAAAAAATATTTTAAAGATAAAGATAATGTAGTTCTTACTGGAAATCCGGTTAGAAAAGAAATTTTAATAAGTGATAAATTTTCCTCAAGAAAAAAGCTTGGAATAAATGAAGATAAGAGAATGATTTTATGTGTAGGTGGAAGTGGTGGAGCTACAAAACTAAATGATTCTATGAAAAAAATAATTCCAAAACTTGTAAAAGAGGATATACAGTTTATACATGTAACAGGAAAAACGCACTATGACAAATTTATAGAATCATTAGAAGTGCAAAACTTCAGAGGATGTCAAAAGGTGGTTCCATATCTTGACGATATGGCAAGTGCTTTATCTGCTTGTGATCTTGTAATATGTAGTGCTGGAGCGATAACACTTGCAGAGGTTACGGCATTATCAAAGCCTTCCATAGTTATTCCAAAGGCTTATACGGCAGAAAATCATCAAGAATTTAATGCTAAAAGTATAGAAAAAAAAGGGGCTGGAATAGCTATACTAGAAAAACAATTGACTTATAAAAAATTAGAAGACACGATATTTAAGATACTTGGAGATAGAGAAAAACTAGCTCAAATGGGCAAAAACAGTGGAGAAATAGGGAATTCTAAAGCTATTGATAATATATATACAGAAATTATAGACGTCTTAAAGTAA
- the murD gene encoding UDP-N-acetylmuramoyl-L-alanine--D-glutamate ligase, whose translation MDLNSKNVLLVGLARTGISTIKKLYEKGAKVTVNDIKNEEKLKDILDDLKEYDIKYVLGKHIEDINNIDLTIVSPGVPLDLDFIKKIKSANIEVIGEVELSYRLSKSFFIGITGTNGKTTTTTLVGEIFKSANKDTYIVGNIGNPVIDTVDNTDEDSVLVTELSSFQLESIKEFRPRISAILNITPDHLNRHKTMQNYIDAKCRIFENQNENDFTVLNYDCETTRDLAKKCKSKIVYFSRKEILNEGVYVKDDIITINLNDKEIKLMSINEISIPGSHNLENALAAVSIAAVYGLDMDVVKQVLKTFGGVEHRLEFVRQINDVKFVNDSKGTNPDASIKALSSYENPIVLIAGGLDKKSDFTEFTKLFNEKVKHVILLGETSDIIKESAIKQGFNNCHKVENMEEAVQKAYKLASPNDVVLLSPACASWDMYESYEVRGNHFKNEVFNL comes from the coding sequence ATGGACTTAAATAGTAAAAATGTATTATTAGTTGGGCTTGCTAGAACAGGAATATCTACAATCAAAAAGCTTTATGAAAAAGGTGCAAAGGTTACAGTAAATGATATAAAAAATGAAGAAAAACTAAAAGATATATTAGATGATTTAAAAGAATACGATATCAAATATGTGTTAGGAAAGCATATAGAAGATATAAATAATATAGATCTAACTATAGTATCTCCAGGGGTTCCTCTAGATCTTGATTTTATAAAAAAAATAAAATCAGCGAATATAGAAGTAATAGGGGAGGTAGAACTATCATATAGATTATCTAAAAGTTTTTTTATAGGTATTACAGGAACTAATGGAAAGACTACTACTACTACACTTGTTGGAGAAATATTTAAAAGTGCAAACAAGGATACTTATATAGTTGGAAATATTGGAAACCCTGTAATTGATACAGTAGATAATACAGACGAAGATTCTGTGCTTGTTACAGAGCTTAGTAGTTTTCAACTTGAGAGCATAAAAGAATTTAGACCAAGGATAAGTGCAATACTTAACATAACACCGGATCATTTAAATAGACACAAAACTATGCAAAATTATATAGATGCAAAATGTAGAATTTTTGAAAATCAAAATGAAAATGATTTTACTGTTTTAAACTACGATTGTGAGACTACTAGGGATCTGGCAAAAAAATGTAAAAGTAAAATCGTATACTTTAGTAGAAAAGAAATCTTAAATGAAGGTGTATATGTTAAAGATGATATTATAACAATAAATTTAAACGATAAAGAAATTAAGCTTATGAGTATAAACGAAATAAGTATACCTGGAAGTCACAATTTAGAAAATGCTTTGGCAGCCGTAAGTATAGCAGCTGTATATGGACTTGACATGGATGTTGTTAAGCAGGTTTTAAAGACATTTGGTGGAGTTGAGCACAGACTTGAATTTGTAAGACAAATAAACGATGTTAAGTTTGTAAATGATTCAAAAGGAACTAATCCTGATGCATCTATTAAAGCTTTAAGTTCATATGAGAATCCTATTGTATTGATAGCTGGTGGGCTTGACAAAAAAAGTGATTTTACAGAGTTTACAAAACTTTTTAATGAAAAAGTTAAACATGTAATTCTTTTAGGAGAAACATCGGATATAATAAAAGAAAGTGCTATCAAACAAGGATTTAACAACTGTCATAAAGTTGAAAATATGGAAGAAGCGGTTCAAAAAGCATATAAATTAGCTTCTCCGAATGATGTTGTTTTATTATCTCCTGCTTGTGCTAGTTGGGATATGTATGAGAGTTATGAAGTTAGAGGAAATCATTTTAAAAATGAAGTATTTAACCTTTAA
- a CDS encoding UDP-N-acetylmuramoyl-L-alanyl-D-glutamate--2,6-diaminopimelate ligase, with product MLLNDLIKDLDIIDIKGSVEINIDDINYDSRKLKENSLFICIKGFSLNGHKFISNAIEKGSVAFLVEEDIYIKGYTFIKVEDTRKAMAKIASNFYNNPTKKLNLIGVTGTNGKTTITHLIKEVLEYNNQKTGLIGTIKNVIGNEEIASSRTTPESVELQGYFREMLDKNINDCAMEVSSHSLELKRVDECEFKFGIFTNLTEEHLDFHTDLDEYRRAKEKLFHKTTRGNIINLDDDGGKKIYESIKNLKTPIITYAIEAEADIMAKDIKIYSSGIEYKLITPKYQMNIKTPIPGRFSVYNSLAVIALCYLMDIPKETIAESLQNTNGVSGRFESIDTEEGFSVIIDYAHTPDALENVLKTAKEFVKGNIITVFGCGGDRDKTKRPLMGKISQQYSDYTIITSDNPRTEIPGDIVKDILIGVDTNSSNYEVILDRKEAIHNAVDKAEDGDVVIIAGKGHENYQIIGKDKIHFDDKEVVKEILGKE from the coding sequence ATGTTGTTGAACGATTTGATAAAGGATTTAGATATTATCGATATTAAAGGGAGTGTTGAGATAAATATAGATGATATAAACTACGATTCGAGGAAATTAAAAGAAAATAGTTTATTTATTTGTATTAAAGGATTTAGTTTGAATGGACATAAATTCATATCTAATGCTATTGAAAAAGGAAGTGTAGCTTTTTTGGTAGAAGAAGATATTTACATAAAAGGGTATACATTTATAAAAGTTGAAGATACGAGAAAAGCAATGGCTAAAATAGCTTCTAATTTTTATAATAACCCGACTAAAAAGTTGAACTTAATAGGTGTTACAGGAACGAATGGAAAGACAACTATAACTCACCTTATAAAAGAAGTTTTAGAATATAATAATCAAAAAACAGGTCTTATAGGAACTATAAAGAATGTAATAGGGAATGAGGAAATAGCCTCTTCAAGAACTACGCCAGAGAGTGTAGAACTACAGGGATATTTTAGGGAAATGCTTGATAAAAATATAAATGATTGTGCTATGGAGGTCTCATCACACTCGTTAGAGCTTAAAAGAGTTGATGAATGTGAGTTTAAGTTTGGTATATTTACAAATTTAACTGAAGAGCACCTTGATTTTCATACAGACTTAGATGAATACAGAAGAGCAAAAGAAAAGTTATTTCACAAAACAACTCGCGGAAACATTATAAATTTAGATGATGATGGTGGTAAAAAAATATATGAGTCTATAAAAAACTTAAAAACACCTATAATAACGTATGCTATAGAAGCAGAAGCAGATATTATGGCAAAAGATATAAAAATATATTCAAGTGGAATTGAATATAAATTAATAACACCAAAATATCAAATGAATATAAAAACACCTATACCAGGAAGATTTTCTGTATACAATTCATTAGCAGTGATAGCTTTATGTTATTTAATGGATATACCAAAAGAAACTATAGCTGAAAGCTTACAAAATACAAATGGTGTATCTGGAAGATTTGAAAGCATTGATACAGAAGAAGGATTTAGTGTAATAATAGATTATGCACACACACCAGATGCACTTGAAAATGTGTTAAAAACTGCTAAAGAGTTTGTAAAGGGAAATATAATAACAGTATTTGGTTGTGGTGGAGATAGAGATAAGACAAAGAGACCTTTGATGGGAAAAATAAGTCAGCAGTATTCGGATTATACAATTATAACAAGTGATAACCCGAGAACAGAAATTCCAGGTGATATAGTAAAAGATATTTTGATTGGAGTAGATACAAATAGTTCAAATTATGAAGTTATATTAGATAGAAAAGAAGCTATACATAATGCAGTAGATAAGGCTGAAGATGGAGATGTTGTAATTATAGCTGGTAAGGGTCATGAAAATTATCAGATTATAGGTAAAGATAAGATACATTTTGATGATAAAGAAGTTGTCAAAGAAATATTAGGAAAGGAGTAG
- the murA gene encoding UDP-N-acetylglucosamine 1-carboxyvinyltransferase: MALLAKYIVQGGNKLEGEIRLKGAKNSVLPIIAATILNEGESVIHNVPNISDVKVMIDILKYIGCYVKMEGDTLTIDTKNVNSSEIPESFVRKMRSSIIFLGAMVSRFGHTKISYPGGCEIGPRPIDLHLKSLSQMGVNIEETHGYIKCNKQHNKACEINLDFPSVGATENVMLAAVKTNGVTKIYNCAKEPEITDLANFLNSMGADIKGAGNSCIEIHGVNKLHDVEHRIIPDRIAIGTYLVAGAITNGRIIIDDIIPSHINSIVSKLRETGCEIEYINNKVQLIAPKTIHSIDVIKTLPHPGFPTDMQAQMMALMTLANGACIINENIFENRFKHCEELIRMGANINVNGKLAVIRGVDKLMGAKVESFDLRGGAALVLAGLAADEYTEIDSIHHIDRGYEDMEKVLTSLGANIIRA, encoded by the coding sequence GTGGCCCTTTTGGCAAAATATATAGTCCAAGGTGGAAATAAATTAGAAGGTGAAATTAGATTAAAAGGTGCAAAAAATTCAGTATTACCCATAATAGCAGCAACTATATTGAATGAAGGGGAGAGTGTAATACACAATGTCCCTAATATATCAGATGTTAAAGTAATGATTGATATATTAAAATATATAGGTTGCTATGTTAAAATGGAGGGAGATACATTAACTATTGATACTAAAAATGTGAACTCATCTGAAATTCCAGAGAGCTTTGTTAGAAAGATGAGATCGTCTATAATATTTTTAGGAGCTATGGTTAGTAGGTTTGGCCATACTAAAATTAGTTATCCAGGTGGATGTGAAATAGGTCCAAGACCGATTGATCTACACTTAAAGTCGTTATCTCAAATGGGAGTCAATATTGAAGAAACACATGGATATATAAAGTGTAATAAACAACACAATAAGGCTTGTGAAATAAATCTAGATTTTCCCAGTGTTGGAGCTACTGAAAATGTTATGCTAGCTGCTGTAAAAACTAATGGTGTAACAAAGATATATAATTGTGCAAAAGAACCTGAAATAACAGACCTTGCAAATTTTTTAAACTCTATGGGAGCTGATATAAAAGGAGCAGGAAATAGTTGTATAGAAATACATGGTGTCAACAAATTGCATGATGTTGAGCATAGAATAATACCTGATAGAATTGCTATAGGAACTTATTTGGTAGCAGGGGCTATAACAAATGGAAGAATAATCATAGATGACATAATACCGAGTCATATTAACAGTATTGTTTCAAAGCTTAGAGAAACTGGATGTGAGATTGAGTATATAAACAATAAGGTTCAATTGATTGCACCTAAAACTATACATTCTATAGATGTTATAAAAACTTTACCTCATCCTGGATTTCCAACGGATATGCAGGCTCAAATGATGGCTTTAATGACGTTGGCAAATGGAGCATGCATAATAAATGAAAATATATTTGAAAATAGATTCAAGCACTGTGAAGAACTTATTAGAATGGGAGCTAATATCAATGTTAATGGGAAATTAGCTGTAATAAGAGGCGTTGATAAACTAATGGGAGCAAAGGTTGAATCTTTTGATTTAAGAGGAGGTGCAGCTCTTGTTCTAGCAGGTCTTGCTGCAGATGAATATACGGAAATAGACAGTATACACCATATTGATAGAGGATACGAGGATATGGAAAAGGTGTTGACTAGTCTAGGAGCTAATATTATTAGGGCTTAG